A single Phaenicophaeus curvirostris isolate KB17595 chromosome 26, BPBGC_Pcur_1.0, whole genome shotgun sequence DNA region contains:
- the LOC138731027 gene encoding feather keratin Cos1-2-like translates to MSCYNPCQPCQPCGPCPLASSCNECCVRQCQSSTVAIEPSPVVVTLPGPILSSFPQNTVVGSSTSAAVGSILSSQGVPIKSGGFGLSGIAGRYCGRRSLL, encoded by the coding sequence ATGTCCTGCTACAAcccgtgccagccctgccagccctgcggcccgtgcccgctggccagcagctgcaatgagtgctgtgtGCGGCAGTGCCAGAGCTCCACCGTCGCCATCGAGCCCTCTCccgtggtggtgaccctgcccggccccatcctcagctccttccctcagaaCACCGTTGTGggctcctccacctccgctgctgttggcagcatcctcagctctcaGGGAGTGCCCATCAAGTCCGGGGGCTTTGGCCTCTCTGGCATTGCCGGCCGCTACTGTGGCAGGAGGTCCCTCCTGTGA